The following proteins are co-located in the Apium graveolens cultivar Ventura chromosome 5, ASM990537v1, whole genome shotgun sequence genome:
- the LOC141724701 gene encoding uncharacterized protein LOC141724701 isoform X3 has translation MDQHYPKERDFGIDLEAGDTTSDQTERADNVLAANLGRNLFNKLCHGSVSVNPPGKAGNGASLGSTNGVASPEEVKLLVDEKVQEEVVDMRDNIGKEKRKTVSANKPPKPPRPPRGLSLDAYDQKLIKEIAQLAMMKRARIERIKALKKIKTAKASSSSGGSLFAMLFTIVFCLVILFQALYIQSGSLLVCFHCSMHYLFGKVCPPGVPLRVSRAHPSRLK, from the exons ATGGATCAACATTATCCGAAAGAAAGAGACTTTGGGATTGATCTTGAGGCTGGTGATACTACTAGTGATCAAACGGAACGAGCTGACAATGTATTGGCTGCCAATTTAGGAAGAAATCTTTTCAACAAGTTATGTCATGGATCTGTTAGTGTTAATCCTCCGGGGAAGGCTGGAAATGGGGCGAGTTTGGGTTCAACAAATGGTGTTGCTTCTCCAGAGGAAGTGAAGTTGTTGGTGGATGAAAAGGTGCAGGAAGAAGTTGTTGATATGAGAGATAACATAGGGAAGGAGAAACGCAAAACGGTAAGTGCTAACAAGCCTCCAAAACCTCCCCGACCACCTAGAGGTCTGTCATTGGATGCTTATGACCAGAAGCTAATTAAAGAGATTGCACAATTAGCTATGATGAAACGGGCAAGAATTGAGCGAATTAAAGCATTGAAGAAAATAAAAACTGCCAAGGCCTCATCGTCATCGGGTGGAAGCCTCTTTGCTATGCTCTTCACCATTGTGTTCTGTcttgttattctttttcaag CTTTGTATATACAATCAGGAAGCTTATTGGTTTGTTTTCACTGTTCTATGCATTACCTATTTGGTAAG GTGTGTCCTCCAGGAGTTCCGTTACGAGTTTCCCGGGCTCACCCGAGTCGGCTAAAATAG
- the LOC141724701 gene encoding uncharacterized protein LOC141724701 isoform X2, translating to MDQHYPKERDFGIDLEAGDTTSDQTERADNVLAANLGRNLFNKLCHGSVSVNPPGKAGNGASLGSTNGVASPEEVKLLVDEKVQEEVVDMRDNIGKEKRKTVSANKPPKPPRPPRGLSLDAYDQKLIKEIAQLAMMKRARIERIKALKKIKTAKASSSSGGSLFAMLFTIVFCLVILFQGVSSRSSVTSFPGSPESAKIAEDGSLLNGNYWHSSMINTNVLSPGSPKKKFYFKS from the exons ATGGATCAACATTATCCGAAAGAAAGAGACTTTGGGATTGATCTTGAGGCTGGTGATACTACTAGTGATCAAACGGAACGAGCTGACAATGTATTGGCTGCCAATTTAGGAAGAAATCTTTTCAACAAGTTATGTCATGGATCTGTTAGTGTTAATCCTCCGGGGAAGGCTGGAAATGGGGCGAGTTTGGGTTCAACAAATGGTGTTGCTTCTCCAGAGGAAGTGAAGTTGTTGGTGGATGAAAAGGTGCAGGAAGAAGTTGTTGATATGAGAGATAACATAGGGAAGGAGAAACGCAAAACGGTAAGTGCTAACAAGCCTCCAAAACCTCCCCGACCACCTAGAGGTCTGTCATTGGATGCTTATGACCAGAAGCTAATTAAAGAGATTGCACAATTAGCTATGATGAAACGGGCAAGAATTGAGCGAATTAAAGCATTGAAGAAAATAAAAACTGCCAAGGCCTCATCGTCATCGGGTGGAAGCCTCTTTGCTATGCTCTTCACCATTGTGTTCTGTcttgttattctttttcaag GTGTGTCCTCCAGGAGTTCCGTTACGAGTTTCCCGGGCTCACCCGAGTCGGCTAAAATAGCCGAGGACGGTTCCCTCCTGAATGGAAACTACTGGCATTCATCTATGATTAATACTAATGTATTAAGTCCGGGGTCTCCCAA AAAAAAATTCTACTTCAAATCCTGA
- the LOC141724701 gene encoding uncharacterized protein LOC141724701 isoform X1, giving the protein MDQHYPKERDFGIDLEAGDTTSDQTERADNVLAANLGRNLFNKLCHGSVSVNPPGKAGNGASLGSTNGVASPEEVKLLVDEKVQEEVVDMRDNIGKEKRKTVSANKPPKPPRPPRGLSLDAYDQKLIKEIAQLAMMKRARIERIKALKKIKTAKASSSSGGSLFAMLFTIVFCLVILFQGVSSRSSVTSFPGSPESAKIAEDGSLLNGNYWHSSMINTNVLSPGSPKYVISFSHLFFK; this is encoded by the exons ATGGATCAACATTATCCGAAAGAAAGAGACTTTGGGATTGATCTTGAGGCTGGTGATACTACTAGTGATCAAACGGAACGAGCTGACAATGTATTGGCTGCCAATTTAGGAAGAAATCTTTTCAACAAGTTATGTCATGGATCTGTTAGTGTTAATCCTCCGGGGAAGGCTGGAAATGGGGCGAGTTTGGGTTCAACAAATGGTGTTGCTTCTCCAGAGGAAGTGAAGTTGTTGGTGGATGAAAAGGTGCAGGAAGAAGTTGTTGATATGAGAGATAACATAGGGAAGGAGAAACGCAAAACGGTAAGTGCTAACAAGCCTCCAAAACCTCCCCGACCACCTAGAGGTCTGTCATTGGATGCTTATGACCAGAAGCTAATTAAAGAGATTGCACAATTAGCTATGATGAAACGGGCAAGAATTGAGCGAATTAAAGCATTGAAGAAAATAAAAACTGCCAAGGCCTCATCGTCATCGGGTGGAAGCCTCTTTGCTATGCTCTTCACCATTGTGTTCTGTcttgttattctttttcaag GTGTGTCCTCCAGGAGTTCCGTTACGAGTTTCCCGGGCTCACCCGAGTCGGCTAAAATAGCCGAGGACGGTTCCCTCCTGAATGGAAACTACTGGCATTCATCTATGATTAATACTAATGTATTAAGTCCGGGGTCTCCCAAGTATGTAATCTCTTTTTCCCATCTCTTCTTCAAGTAG
- the LOC141724703 gene encoding cell wall / vacuolar inhibitor of fructosidase 1-like yields MILINLSFEALAKIILLLLLLSPSSIHVKAQHKTNNLISDTCKRTLNYALCVSTLRSNPSSSTADVAGLGFIVVETIKAKSTACIKSMNELSRSNPILKRRVSECLESYKNILNDFIPEAEQGPPKFAEDGMKGVAQVTEKCVKIFQGLEAPLTTTNKLVHDLSLVAAAIIRTML; encoded by the coding sequence ATGATCTTGATCAATCTTTCATTCGAAGCCCTTGCAAAAATTATCTTGTTGCTTCTTTTGCTCAGCCCATCATCCATACACGTCAAGGCACAACATAAAACCAACAACCTTATATCAGACACATGCAAGAGAACTCTCAACTATGCACTATGTGTCTCAACTTTAAGATCAAACCCTAGCAGTTCAACAGCAGATGTAGCCGGTCTAGGCTTCATCGTGGTGGAAACTATAAAGGCCAAGTCCACCGCATGTATCAAGAGCATGAATGAGCTTTCGAGGTCAAACCCGATCTTGAAAAGAAGAGTAAGTGAGTGTTTGGAGAGCTACAAGAACATACTGAATGATTTTATTCCAGAAGCAGAGCAGGGTCCTCCTAAGTTCGCTGAAGATGGAATGAAAGGAGTTGCACAAGTGACTGAGAAGTGTGTCAAGATTTTTCAAGGACTTGAAGCCCCATTAACTACTACTAATAAACTTGTTCATGATCTTTCTCTTGTGGCTGCTGCCATTATTAGGACAATGTTGTGA
- the LOC141724702 gene encoding cell wall / vacuolar inhibitor of fructosidase 1-like, with protein sequence MLSNLSYKPLMKIILLLLLLSPSSLIVKAQHKTNNLILDTCKKTPNYALCVSTLRSNPRSSSADVAGLGLILVGAVKAKSTAGLRSITELSRSNPGLKRKVSQCMEEYKMILSAFVPEAEQAIGGDPKFAEDGMNGIADVTARCVKSLQGLHTPLPSTNKLVHDLSLVAVSIIRIML encoded by the coding sequence ATGTTGAGCAATCTTTCATACAAACCCCTTATGAAAATTATCCTCTTGCTTCTTTTACTCAGCCCATCATCCTTAATAGTTAAGGCACAACATAAAACCAACAACCTTATATTAGACACATGCAAGAAGACTCCCAACTATGCATTATGTGTCTCAACTTTAAGATCAAATCCCCGTAGCTCGAGTGCAGATGTAGCCGGTCTAGGCCTCATCTTGGTTGGCGCTGTGAAGGCCAAATCCACCGCGGGGCTCAGGAGTATCACTGAGCTTTCGAGGTCTAACCCGGGATTAAAAAGAAAAGTAAGTCAGTGTATGGAGGAATACAAGATGATACTGAGTGCATTTGTTCCAGAAGCAGAGCAGGCTATAGGAGGAGATCCTAAGTTTGCTGAAGATGGAATGAATGGAATTGCAGATGTGACGGCGCGGTGTGTGAAGAGTCTTCAAGGACTTCACACTCCATTACCTTCTACCAATAAACTTGTACATGATCTTTCTCTTGTGGCTGTTTCCATTATTAGGATAATGTTGTAA
- the LOC141660582 gene encoding uncharacterized protein LOC141660582, whose protein sequence is MDIDMDDIDAPNPAPSRRARFAPKNSKFKPKFKTEQSTSDSIPSVKQELNSDSTVIVKDEIEDVSVKIDTDLKLEAVDPIGKDLINVGEIDSDLMEVDNAEDDDDVVREIDVYFTPSVDANTQLYVMQYPLKPCWRPYELDDRCEEVRVKSDMKEVEIDLAVDVDSKNYDSSSGKGMSKQVLVTSGNLPCRSGYAVGVLVGNKLYLNPVNGAVQLRPALRRLKEEDDKKAVKKVKSENVEDLGEKDDWIRLKYSGARSDGSSRYLNRMMTEERDEIRFLMSSGDYVDSFCPRMPNKQSGPTRGELLKLPLEDRFKTWICEAGPVHRYNALKYLAMSESEKDVLELVKKLCCLVQGLWVAKSSLLKLEGVEALVRDYALYLFSKNHKISFSDIPKKMKLKSAMEDVLKVFAVRRPDLKDWKFKEPKDMSFVRRHPDIVNEQDQAWESRGEKLYIQIYGKDPPKMDINTTRIVPKANANKSVQETSVRPMPAKTVISDKTREVLLKAIEKVLHTHKVCNFQRLGQLLQETSLEAPPPPERELREILKEVAIDIHGVFVSKTSADHSYDGLRRTVIDLLIVEGPNAKLRKAAIIEAGKIRLKRPDISTIEYNKVMQELCVSRGSVWTLKSGDAD, encoded by the coding sequence ATGGACATCGATATGGACGATATCGACGCTCCAAATCCAGCTCCATCACGACGTGCCAGGTTTGCTCCCAAAAACTCCAAGTTCAAACCAAAATTTAAAACAGAGCAATCTACCTCAGATTCAATTCCATCAGTCAAGCAGgaattaaattctgattcaaccGTAATCGTAAAGGATGAAATCGAAGATGTGTCCGTTAAAATTGATACTGATTTAAAACTCGAGGCTGTTGATCCGATTGGAAAAGATTTGATTAATGTTGGAGAGATTGATTCTGATTTAATGGAAGTCGATAATGCGGAAGATGATGATGATGTTGTTAGAGAAATTGATGTCTATTTTACGCCTTCTGTCGATGCTAATACTCAGTTATATGTTATGCAATATCCTTTGAAGCCGTGTTGGCGACCTTATGAGTTGGATGATAGGTGCGAGGAGGTGAGGGTGAAATCGGATATGAAGGAGGTTGAGATTGATTTAGCGGTTGATGTTGATTCGAAGAATTATGATTCGAGTAGTGGCAAGGGGATGAGTAAGCAGGTGTTGGTGACTTCAGGGAATTTGCCTTGTAGGAGTGGTTATGCGGTTGGAGTTTTGGTTGGGAATAAGTTGTATTTGAATCCGGTGAATGGAGCTGTGCAACTACGGCCGGCGTTGAGGCGTTTGAAAGAGGAGGATGATAAGAAGGCGGTGAAAAAGGTGAAGAGTGAGAATGTGGAGGATTTAGGAGAGAAAGATGATTGGATTAGACTTAAGTATAGTGGTGCGAGGAGTGATGGTTCGAGCCGGTATTTAAATAGAATGATGACGGAGGAGCGTGATGAGATTAGGTTTTTGATGAGTTCGGGTGATTATGTTGATTCGTTTTGTCCTCGTATGCCAAATAAGCAATCAGGTCCTACGAGAGGTGAGTTGCTTAAGTTGCCACTTGAGGATCGGTTTAAGACTTGGATTTGTGAGGCAGGACCCGTTCATAGATATAATGCTCTTAAGTACCTTGCTATGAGTGAGTCTGAAAAAGATGTTTTAGAACTTGTTAAGAAGCTTTGTTGTTTAGTTCAAGGACTATGGGTTGCGAAGAGTTCGTTGTTGAAACTTGAAGGAGTTGAAGCATTAGTTAGAGATTATGCGTTGTATTTGTTTAGCAAGAATCACAAGATTAGTTTTAGTGATATACCaaaaaagatgaaattgaaaagTGCAATGGAAGATGTGCTCAAAGTGTTTGCTGTACGTAGACCAGATTTGAAAGATTGGAAGTTTAAAGAACCTAAAGATATGTCGTTTGTGCGGAGACATCCAGATATTGTTAATGAACAAGATCAAGCATGGGAATCGAGAGGTGAAAAGTTGTATATCCAGATTTATGGAAAAGATCCTCCGAAAATGGATATAAATACTACGAGGATTGTGCCAAAAGCGAATGCCAACAAAAGTGTGCAAGAGACTTCAGTTCGACCAATGCCTGCGAAGACAGTTATATCGGATAAGACTCGTGAAGTTTTATTGAAGGCGATTGAGAAAGTTTTGCACACACACAAAGTTTGCAACTTCCAAAGGCTAGGCCAACTTTTACAGGAAACTAGTCTTGAAGCTCCTCCACCTCCAGAACGCGAGCTTAGGGAAATTCTTAAGGAAGTTGCTATAGATATTCATGGTGTGTTTGTTTCAAAGACATCGGCTGATCACTCGTATGACGGATTGAGGAGGACTGTTATAGATCTTCTTATTGTTGAAGGACCAAATGCGAAGCTTAGAAAAGCTGCTATTATCGAAGCTGGCAAGATAAGGCTTAAGAGGCCAGATATATCTACGATTGAGTACAATAAGGTTATGCAAGAATTATGTGTTTCGCGGGGCTCTGTTTGGACGCTGAAAAGCGGTGATGCTGATTAA